A region from the Arachis ipaensis cultivar K30076 chromosome B01, Araip1.1, whole genome shotgun sequence genome encodes:
- the LOC107607141 gene encoding uncharacterized protein LOC107607141 — translation MDNKIWHFEEEIKKVDNMVGNEVYDGTVEARRKALVSCCKQWYVRKEIRWKQMSRSRHAKKMDKNTRYFHNLASTRRRNNRIDALERSPVVGFRDRLVNRIDEEESSALERIPTLEEIREAVWDCESSKAPGSDGLPSDSNITWVAFAPKYTGAKEIKDLRPISMVGYIYKVISKVMVRRMRSVMPGLVGETQSTFVKGRKIHDGALIARETV, via the exons ATGGATAACAAAATTTGGCACTTTGAGGAGGAGATCAAGAAGGTAGATAACATGGTTGGGAATGAAGTCTACGATGGTACAGTAGAGGCCAGAAGGAAGGCTCTAGTAAGCTGCTGTAAGCAGTGGTATGTGAGGAAAGAGATACGCTGGAAACAGATGTCGCGCTCTAGGCATGCGAAGAAAATGGATAAAAATACGAGGTACTTTCACAACTTGGCGTCGacaagaagaaggaataacagaattgatgctttg GAGAGATCACCGGTGGTGGGCTTTAGGGACAGACTGGTTAACCGGATTGATGAAGAAGAATCAAGTGCCTTGGAGAGAATACCGACATTGGAGGAGATTAGAGAGGCTGTTTGGGACTGTGAATCCTCTAAGGCTCCAGGTAGCGACGG GCTGCCTTCTGACTCCAATATTACTTGGGTGGCCTTTGCACCGAAGTACACTGGAGCCAAGGAGATCAAAGACCTCCGACCGATCAGCATGGTAGGCTATATATACAAAGTAATATCCAAGGTGATGGTTAGAAGGATGAGATCAGTGATGCCAGGTCTAGTGGGGGAGACTCAAAGCACATTTGTGAAGGGTCGGAAAATTCATGATGGGGCACTTATTGCGCGCGAAACAGTGTAG
- the LOC107618087 gene encoding ribulose bisphosphate carboxylase/oxygenase activase 2, chloroplastic-like: MAASVSTIGAVKGTPVSLNGSGVVASSVPNSSAFFGSSLKVTSRIHSSSKVSSGSFKIMAIDEDKQTDKDRWKGLAYDISGDQQDITRGKGIL, from the exons ATGGCTGCTTCAGTTTCAACCATAGGAGCTGTCAAAGGAACTCCA GTGAGTTTGAATGGTTCTGGAGTTGTGGCTTCATCAGTTCCCAATTCATCAGCTTTCTTCGGAAGCAGCTTGAAGGTTACATCAAGAATCCACAGCAGTAGCAAGGTTTCCTCCGGAAGCTTCAAGATTATGGCGATCGATGAGGACAAGCAGACAGATAAGGACAGATGGAAAGGGTTGGCCTATGATATCTCAGGTGACCAGCAAGACATCACAAGAGGGAAGGGTATTTTGTAG